Proteins encoded within one genomic window of Desulfonatronovibrio hydrogenovorans DSM 9292:
- the secE gene encoding preprotein translocase subunit SecE, with protein MSKKKKSEATEPKGGVQSRLQGTKEYLEEVKGELKKVTWPTRKETLSTGVAVVVLVVIISIYLGVLDFGLSRLVGLILP; from the coding sequence ATGTCAAAAAAGAAAAAAAGCGAAGCCACCGAGCCAAAGGGTGGAGTCCAGAGCAGGCTTCAGGGTACCAAGGAGTACCTTGAAGAGGTAAAGGGTGAACTAAAAAAGGTCACCTGGCCAACCCGCAAGGAGACCCTGAGCACAGGAGTAGCTGTTGTTGTTCTGGTGGTCATAATCTCTATCTACCTGGGAGTTCTTGATTTTGGACTGTCCAGGCTGGTCGGCTTAATTCTGCCCTAG
- the nusG gene encoding transcription termination/antitermination protein NusG — protein sequence MEETTTRTRWYIVHTYSGYEQRVEKTIREMMRTGQDKGLIEEIVVPTEKVVELVKGQKKTSTRKFFPGYVLVKMILNDDSWHLVQSIPKVTGFIGGKNRPTPLTDKEAEKILTTVESRKEQPRPKFHFVRGDEIRVIDGPFANFNGVVEDVNYDKGKLKVSVSIFGRQTPVELDFVQVSKS from the coding sequence ATGGAAGAAACAACAACCAGAACCAGATGGTATATTGTACACACCTATTCAGGGTATGAGCAGCGCGTGGAAAAGACCATCAGGGAGATGATGAGGACAGGTCAGGACAAAGGGCTTATAGAGGAGATTGTTGTCCCCACTGAAAAGGTGGTTGAGCTGGTCAAGGGTCAGAAAAAGACTTCCACCCGGAAGTTTTTTCCTGGATACGTCCTGGTGAAGATGATTCTTAATGATGACTCCTGGCATCTTGTTCAATCCATTCCCAAGGTCACTGGTTTCATCGGGGGCAAAAACAGGCCGACCCCCCTGACTGACAAAGAGGCAGAAAAGATTCTGACTACTGTCGAGTCCCGCAAAGAGCAGCCCCGTCCCAAGTTCCACTTTGTCCGGGGAGATGAAATAAGGGTCATTGACGGGCCCTTTGCTAATTTCAACGGTGTTGTTGAAGATGTGAATTATGATAAAGGAAAGCTGAAGGTGTCCGTCTCCATATTTGGGAGGCAGACCCCGGTAGAGCTAGATTTTGTTCAGGTTTCAAAAAGCTGA
- the rpmG gene encoding 50S ribosomal protein L33 has translation MRINILLACSECKRRNYATSKNKKNTTSKLELKKFCPFCGKHLPHKETK, from the coding sequence ATGCGCATCAATATCCTTCTCGCATGCAGCGAGTGTAAAAGAAGAAATTACGCTACTTCCAAGAACAAAAAGAACACCACTTCCAAGCTGGAGTTGAAAAAATTCTGCCCCTTCTGCGGTAAACATCTTCCGCACAAGGAAACCAAGTAG